One Glycine max cultivar Williams 82 chromosome 6, Glycine_max_v4.0, whole genome shotgun sequence DNA segment encodes these proteins:
- the LOC102660244 gene encoding protein ACCELERATED CELL DEATH 6 — protein sequence MNHVRIPIDPDDESWKERCSKRMKELENRQFPSQNAASQPELVHKELVGKRKVMTSELYEAVEKGDVENFVDALQRTCDERRTPLHAIFDQVTCAGDSLLHVAADHKGRERIAELICDHFPELLIGRNIRGDTPLHVAVRSKNSTIVKLILSHYARKKTKHDGMRDREITRETNKYENTPLHEAVYSGDVGVVKEILFADNDVVHYLNKSKRSPLYMSVVNGKNDVQILNLLLKIPFPADLPECLGNSPLHAALLERKPALIKEILDKRPELIYLRDEHGGTPLHYAAYIGYLKGFCMLLDNTFKKSDQTVLEGNKKGHLPIHLACKRGHVELVKYFLQQKFVTNLYVLLLLNQKGQNILHVAAKNGRNNVVQYMLKSLKIDESIINQKDNDGNTPLHLASINLFPKVLYSISQDKRTNVKLLNNDDLTAQDIVGLALKNQMTIRKFLAKRVLQQANVPSKVDDMLLPQHQKPPKTDLSLKDLINTFLVVATLMVTVTFAAAFTVPGGVYGPDDPNPKNRGVAVLAEKPFFWVFTTFNMTAMYSSVLACGLMLMALIFDHKLATRATILAMGCLVLAFLFVPVAFMAAVRLVVVNNSALALLITVIGGVYTSLILVALLGFFPVGIRIFPFRQLGRFILWILIALIDYDNKPENPSSDQKANKDKDD from the exons atgaatcatgtgCGAATTCCTATCGACCCAGATGATGAAAGTTGGAAAGAGAGATGCAGCAAGAGGATGAAGGAATTGGAGAATAGACAATTCCCAAGTCAAAACGCAGCATCACAACCAGAACTAGTGCATAAGGAGCTTGTTGGgaagagaaaagttatgacatcTGAGTTGTATGAAGCTGTTGAAAAAGGAGACGTGGAAAACTTCGTGGACGCGTTGCAGAGAACATGTGATGAAAGGAGAACACCCTTGCATGCTATTTTCGATCAAGTTACCTGCGCAGGTGATTCATTGCTTCATGTGGCAGCAGATCATAAGGGGAGAGAAAGGATCGCGGAGTTGATTTGTGATCACTTTCCTGAGCTTCTTATTGGGAGAAACATAAGAGGAGATACTCCACTTCATGTTGCTGTGAGGTCCAAGAACTCTACTATAGTCAAGTTAATTCTCTCCCATTATGCTAGAAAGAAGACAAAGCATGATGGGATGAGAGATAGAGAGATAACAAGAGAAACAAATAAGTATGAGAACACTCCTTTGCATGAGGCTGTCTACAGTGGAGATGTTGGTGTGGTAAAAGAGATTTTATTTGCAGATAACGATGTGGTTCATTATTTGAACAAGTCAAAGCGATCACCACTGTATATGTCAGTGGTGAATGGGAAGAATGATGTGCAAATTCTGAATCTTCTATTGAAAATTCCATTTCCTGCGGATCTTCCAGAGTGCCTTGGAAACTCTCCACTTCATGCAGCCCTGTTAGAACGGAAGCCTG CTCTAATAAAAGAGATATTAGACAAAAGACCAGAGCTAATTTATTTAAGGGATGAGCATGGAGGTACTCCCCTTCATTACGCAGCTTACATTGGTTATCTTAAGGGATTTTGTATGCTGTTAGATAATACATTTAAGAAATCAGATCAAACTGTCTTGGAAGGGAACAAGAAGGGTCACCTTCCTATTCACCTTGCTTGCAAAAGGGGTCATGTTGAGCTGGTAAAATATTTCCTTCAACAGAAATTTGTTACAAATCTTTATGTTCTCCTTCTCCTGAATCAAAAGGGTCAGAATATTCTTCATGTTGCTGCAAAGAATGGAAGAAATAATGTGGTACAATATATGTTGAAAAGTTTGAAGATTGATGAATCTATTATAAACCAGAAAGACAATGATGGAAACACTCCATTGCATTTGgcttcaataaatttatttcctaAAGTTTTGTACTCTATTTCACAAGATAAGAGAACTAATGTGAAACTCCTGAATAACGACGACTTAACAGCTCAAGATATCGTTGGTCTGGCATTGAAAAATCAAATGACGATTCGAAAG TTTCTAGCCAAACGAGTATTGCAACAAGCTAATGTCCCCTCGAAGGTAGACGACATGTTGCTTCCTCAACATCAAAAACCACCCAAAACAGATTTGAGCTTAAAAGATCTCATCAACACATTTTTAGTTGTGGCCACATTGATGGTCACTGTGACATTTGCAGCGGCTTTCACTGTGCCAGGAGGTGTATACGGTCCTGATGACCCAAACCCTAAAAATAGAGGGGTGGCAGTTTTGGCTGAGAAACCATTTTTCTGGGTATTCACCACTTTCAACATGACAGCTATGTATAGCTCTGTACTTGCATGTGGACTTATGTTGATGGCATTGATTTTTGATCATAAATTGGCAACACGAGCAACTATCCTTGCAATGGGTTGTTTggttcttgcatttttattcGTACCAGTGGCATTTATGGCTGCTGTACGTCTAGTTGTTGTTAACAACTCTGCACTTGCCCTTCTAATTACTGTCATTGGAGGTGTGTACACTTCCCTCATCTTGGTGGCTCTTTTAGGATTTTTCCCAGTTGGAATTCGCATTTTTCCATTTCGTCAACTTGGTAGGTTCATTCTTTGGATTCTAATTGCATTAATTGACTATGATAATAAGCCTGAAAATCCATCTTCTGATCAGAAAGCGAACAAGGACAAGGATGATTAG